ctgaTTTACTAAGCATAACTCATCTTATCTAATAGTGGAGTATTAGTTTGCACTCCCTCTGTGAGTGAATGGCAGCGCGGTCAGTAACCATCGCGCTGCGGACCAATAGGCACCAGGCTGCTCACTGACCCGCGCCTCCCCGGGTCAGCCAGTCTGCTGGATAGACACATCAAATAtgtcacacacatttttttaaatatatattctttaatgAAAAGGCCTGTGAACTGCATCTCTTATTGGCACGAGCTCCACTGAGTGCAAAACTccttttgtgtgtttcttttacaAGGTCTGTGTAATTAAAATCCCAGATTGcacagtaaaaagaaaaaggggttgggggggggggggaagcaaTTGCATCGCAGCTAATttgcagcaaacaaacaaacaaatcgcaACGTGTGCGTCATAAGAAGTTGCATTTCGCGTCTCACAAGCAGCAAATTAGGTTAGAAtcaaatctctctctcacacgcacactcaaactcacacactgCCCCTCACGCATTTACGCATCACTCGCAATACCCCTTCAGAGGAAGAGATTTGACGCCCCCTTGTGGTAAGCATTGAATAGTTCGCACAAATGGCAACACTTCAAAAATAGCAACATTCTAACacaaacaataaacacacacaagagttCTACAATGCAACAAAAATGCAGCTCTTGACTTAATCATGATTTCACGAGAAACGAGTTTATATAACTACCTTTAACTACTATCTTTTCACCGAAACTCACAACAGCTGACCCTGCAATGACGCGGACCGTCTCGCTCCTGCAGGACAGGGCGGCATTTCCTGCTTCCCGTATGAAAGAGTTTGGTGGGTGGTCTGCCTGTCCTGTACCACACTTTGTCTTTATTTTCCTAAGTTGGCTCGTATTTGCATATGAAACCGGTAGATTGCTTGAGATGATAGGTTTTTAACTTACCTGAAATCATCCACAATACTTGATTGATATCCACTTTAAAAAATCTGAAGTAAGATAACAGAAAGCCGATAGGTCCCGAGCTCCTCCACAACCGCTCCACGGCGCACTGGTCAGCGGTTctatggtgtaatggttagcactctggactttgaatccagcgatccgagttcaaatcTCGGTAGAACCTCGTTTCTTTTGGAGCTGCGTGTTTACATGCCACGAAGTGTGATTGTTTGTAATTATCAGGAATATTGTAACGTCCTTACATAATACATCACGTATTATAACCGCTGCCCAAtttagtataataataattattattagtaggattagtagtaatagtagtattgttgttgttgttgtttacattatatatagatAACTGATACTGCTTGACAGATGGACCAGAAAAAACCTCCTTTATTTGGTGTATAAAGACAGTAGTGAAAGTGATTAGTCTCGCTTTTTAAACTGTTAAAATTGGCTTTACTCTTTTTCCTATATAAAACAACTTCAACGACCACCCGTATTCCGTGCAAAACTTGGTTTCAAGTCAATGACCAAACCTGACCCTCAGTGGAGTTCAATCCCTGAGAGACAGGCGGAGGCCCTCGGGTCAGCTCGGGTCATGGCTTCAGAGCAGTTTCTGCTTTCATGTGCAAGCGATTCTTTAATCTCCGGCTCCGTGCGACACAGGTTTAACACGCCGCTCTGCACGGGGAATGGTACCGTTTCTTCATGTTAATTATGggttgttgtggttgtgttGCTGCTCCTCAAGGGGTCGCTCTCTCTGTTAGCAGGCTGCAATATACACCACACTCCGCCAGGTGTCGCAACAACTATAGTAATACAACACAGAAGGGCTCACAGCAGGGTCCTCATTAAAACCTCACCTCGCGTCAGACGTGTAGCACAGAGCAACACATCAATTTAAGCGaatcattagttcaattaagtcattaacATTTAGGGTCTAGAGTGAAACTAGAGGACCCTCCACGACCAGCTGTTGCAGATCTGTGGTCCCAGTGTGGCTCTTCAGCACAGCTGCACAGAAAATATTTTGTGTAAACACACCTGGTGTGTGGTGACTCCTAAAGGTGCCCGACAGTGTCGGAAGGGGGTGCTGGGTAACTGGACGTGTGGCGCTACACTGTGGTGATAGAAACAAGAGAAGACATCATGATTGTGTGCTTTAATCCTGCTAGCGTGATTTAAGATTCGTAGACTTGGCCTaaatcacactcacacacacacaaacatgctcacataaacacacacacacacacacacacttacacatattTAAATTTCTATGGCATtatgaaaggaaataaaaaaattaagtaaATGTAGAGAGAGGAAATGAAAGgataaagaatgaaaacaggAAAGTGAagacagaagagagagagggagaggaatggaGAGAAAGGGTGATGCAACATTGCATTCGAGTTGCCACCAGAGCTACTGTTGTAATTCGGAACAAATGTTCGGTGTAATTggaggggaggagggagagagggggctgTGTAATCGGCCCGGGAGCAgcagcacacactcacactgtggaCCCTGGCATCTGCACACTGACTCCACTAGTGCGAACATTATTGTTGTCGTTTCcattgctgttgttgctgtcaTTATTATGATGAATGTCTCAGGCTCTCACTGCAGGCCACTCCTGGGCTGAATTGacaccctgctgctgctgctgttgtcacAGTatcatgtttcctgtttacaggTTCCTTGAAGTTGTAtttaaagagggagagagagagagagaggagtgtggaatggagggagggagggaggaagagtgAGAGGAGGAGAAAGAATGAAACAGTAAGGAGAGTAggaatgtctgtctgtctacgtATCAGTGCAGAGAAACTGTTACAAAAAGTcattctctgtctgtctgtcagagagagagggagagagggagggagagaaagagaatgtctctctctctctgcctcggTCGCTTCTTGTTATCAACAGTGTTTTCTGATCTGCTGACTGTTTCTGAAGCCCAGGTTCTGTGCCAGAGCCCGTCCCTGCCCAGCAGTGAACTGTGGGAGATCTGTACAGACAGGCACAGTGcagctcccctctctctcccactgaagcacactcacacacacacactcactcacacactcacacactcacacgtaTATGAGCTGCAGATGGATATACTTGACTTCAATGAGATGTAAGTGAGTGACTGTGACACTATAGTGACACTATAGTATAGCTCGTGtggtccaggaatacagtccagtctgtgactctgcagcagtccagtccagtccagcagttGAGGCCATAGCCACCTCCTAAACAATAAATGtattctatatatttatatggtgCCTCTCATGTCAGGGCAACCCAAATCCAGAGCTGTGAATAGTAAGAAACACCCAAACGAGAGAGAGACAATTACAGCATCTCACTCTCAGCACTGAATGTATTCTGAGAGAGGGAAGCCGTGATGAAGGCGTGTGAGTGAGTGCTGGATGGAGGCGTATTGCCCACGGACTGATCTTGTGGTGTGAAAGACACGTCTCGCTGTCAGGGGCCATCCCAGAGGGGCCGCGGACAGAAAGTGTCTCACTCGTCCAACTGCCTGAGTCtggaggaggggaagggaggaggagggagtgtCCATGAAATATTTTGTGCTCCAATAGGTATGTGACTAAAACAACACAGAAATGCTAGACTTTGCATGGCTTTTCTTAGCAAATATGTActtatgtgtgtgcgtgtctgtatgtatgtgtgtgtcggAGTGcaagtgtgtctctgtgtgccaaAAAGATTGCAATTTTTTACCAGTCACGATTTTACAGTTGTAAGAGTTATAATCACACGGCTGTTAATTAGCAGTTTAACACAAAGCACAGTCTTTAGTGTGGCTATTTTTAGTCACCTAAAGACAACTAACCAGTGACAGAGGCATCGACAGATCGGCTTCTGTGTGACGTatgcactcacactcacacattcagacacacatacacactcctgCTCCAGTGCGATTCATTTGAGACACTTCACTGGGACCCACGGTTCGACTCCTGCCGCTAATCGGcggacagacgcacacaaataaataattgctaCCCGAATTACACAACTCTGTGCATCGAAAGGGGTCCTGCGTTTCAAGATCTGAACGGAAGCGCTGGTATGCCATGCAAGATTGCCTCTGTAATACAGTGACACTGACCTCCAGGACCATCCCAGTCTGTCAGGTGTTGTAGAGCGTCTCCAATCAGGAGCTGAGGGTCAGGGTTAACTTGACTCATTAAACCAGATGGGGGGTGGAATGAAATCCAGAGGACAGATGAGCTAGGAGGCAGTCGGGCCAATGCggaaaaaaacagctttattttattgcaaaaatacaacaatacaaaaacacaaggaGGTTCCAATTTACAGAATCACAAAAATGACACTCAACGAAATGAAAAAtaagtgaaattaaaacaaaatcatgtatttttctctttctgctCCCTTTAACAAGTCAGAGGCCCTGACTGCGGCTCTCTGCGAGGACAGCGAGACCCACAATCCCCTGCAGCGCAGCCAGTGAAACCCAGACAGCATGAGAGCTGGGCAGTTTCCCACAGCGCCCTAATCCTCAGCACACCTGCAGTCGCCTGATTGCCCtcatccctctcctctctctaccCTCCTCTCTCATGTCCTCCACAGGTTTTTGCCCTGTCTTGGtagattgaaaaaaaaacaaaaaacaaacacacacaaaaaaacactgacacatGGCGTTTCTCTGCACACACTGGAATGAAATCACACTCTGCAAATGTTTCAcaacatcaaaacaaaacaactaaacCCATACAGTGTCTTACTAGCCAGCGCCATCCAGGCCAggccccccccccaaacacacaaacacacacacacaaataacaaaacgaacaagcaaacacacaaagcatAACAAAAGCAAGACAACTTTAAAAAGTCCAGTTCTTTTGTCTCTTTAAAAATGAACAATCACACAAAAATAATCCACTTAACCCTTTGCACAGGTGCTTACTCATTTCACAGCCATGCTAATGCAATATAAAGTGTAAAAGAATggcattacatgtgtatttctctATGTATATAGTACAAtcccacacacactgtactgctgtgtggagaTGCAGTGGTGAGCAGTGAGATGCTTACAGCCTTCATGGTCAACAGTGCCTCACAGCGGACATCTGAACGTGTGtgcatatacatgtatgtgCTAGCTAAAATCACACCTGGACGCTAGCATACACATGTGTGCCATGAAGAGAGAGCAGTATTTAAGAAGTCAAAGGCAGGGAGATGGGGAGCATGGTGTGTGTTTTAAGTCTCTCCTGTCCAAGGCACAGGGCCTGTCCCTGTCCATCCCACTCTCTGTTCATCTCTGTCCCCGTCTCAGTCCCTGTCCTCTCCATCTTGCTGGTGTCATGGTTTATCGCCTGCGGTCTTTCAGAGAGCAGCTGGATGAAGAGCAGCATTTGACTCCTCTGTTCATCAGGCAGTACAGCACAAGCAAGTACATTTTACAGCAATATATACTGCATGTGGGAGCAGCCCCCCTGCCTGGGCTCACACAGACATCcacaataacaaacacacaggtgtgtatatatacactgaacaGCGGcttatgcatgtgtatgtgtgtgtatatattacacagacacacacatatgtatatacacacacacaaatacatatgtaCACATACAGACTTAATTGTGATCACACATTTGCGCATAATTGCACTTCTCATAGTGGCCAGCAGGGCGATGATAGGGGCTGTGCCATACAATGTACaacagaagcagcagcagcagcaaaacaAGATTATTTTCCAGCATCATTTTAAGGTTTAAATGTTTGGCccattaacaaataaataaaaaaacaaacgatTACTGTGATGTGAAGTCCCTTGACTGGCCAGGAGGAGGTGCTGCTGTACATGGAGTGAGGGCAGGTTTGTATGAAAGAAGACAACAGGCAGTGAACAACTCGGGACACGCACACCACATGTGACACTAGCGCACACACGTGCTTCCTATCGCTTTCCCCTTCGTGTTGCCTCTGAGGACAGGCTGCGCTGTGAGAATGAAGACCTGACACCAATCGCATCAGGAGAAAAAGCTTAATCCCATTTTAAAAAcgtatattaattttatttatgaattgatttattAGAATGCGATTTAAAACTGGGAGTGCACCCTGCCATCCGACCAGATCGGCTTCAAATCACAGATTTTACACATGAAACCAACACCTCTGTCCTGTATGCGCATTGCCCGGAGCTGCGCCAGCACAATTTGAAATCACGAGAGTTACCACCCTCCACCCCTATGTTGTCGCCCCCAGAGGGAATCCTTGATGGATagccaggaaaataaaaaaaatcacacaggACCGCTGTCCCAGTGTGCCACTCTGCCCACACTGCCCAAACACCAGCCCAGCCATTCCTCAGGAAAGCGATGCAGAGTGAGGAaactcccccacccccattttaaaacaaaaataccaaGTGACGTTGGGGGGGGATCGGTATGAACCAGAGAGGAGTCTGGGTAGGGAGCTGGTGGGCAGTATTTTAACCATAAATTATTTTCCATAAACAATCGGCCCTGGCTCCGGGTCGCCTGTCCACACTGGCGGCCCAATTTATAATGGGCACAATCGCAATGATGGCGTTTCCTGTGTGAGGGAATTCTTTTGGCCATTTGGCTACAGGGTCTAGTCCTCTTGAAGTCACTCCTCAGTGCACTCTCACTCCTCtttaatttctttttctttagtaaaaaaacaaagcacagaTCCGCCTGGACCCATCTGAATGACTACAAGGAAAATCATCATGaagcacaatttaaaaaaaaaagccaaaacaattacaataactCATGAATTAATAAGTCGATCaaaaagtggaaaaaataaaaaggcgaAGACCAGCAGGCTAGTTGATGCGTGTGCGTTTCCACACACGTCTGGAGGCATgcacatacaaacacatgcacGCGTGTACACAATGCCCAGAGAGAAGAGGTGTGTCTATAGGATGGGCATGAGCTGGATTAAAAACAGGGGGTGATAAAAGTGTGTTGTGCAGGTATGCGAGTGTGTTAGTGCGTGCTCCACTTGGTGCTTGATTGTCCGTCAGGGCTCTGGCTTGGCAAGCACGGTGGGGGGTCTATGCCAGTTCAGTCCAGTGTAGTCCAGTGGTTGTAGTAGGAGTGCCACggcgcggggggggggggggctggggcGTGTCCTCAGACTCCGCCCGGGTAGCTGTAATGGTTGTTGTGCTCGGCTTCCGCGATCTGCAGGCTGGGCTTGCGCTCCAACACCTCACACTCGGCCGTGTCCACCGGGGCAGGGCAGCGGGGGGGGCGTTGCTTGAAGAAATCAGACACGTAGCGCACCTGGCAGGGAGGCGGAGGGGAGTAAAATTAAGGTATGAATGGATAACACCCACACACGCAGCATTGAGGGGGCACTTTGAAGAGCACTCACGATGAGAATGGCGATGAGCGCCCCCTGCAGGAGGCCGACCAGCACGTCGCTCCAGTGGTGCTTGTAGTCGGACACCCGGGTGTAGCCCACGTACACCGCGAACGCCACCAGGAAGTACTGGATTGTGGGCCGCAGTAGGCGAGCCCACTTCGCTGACAGACGAGCCTGCACGTAcagctgaggagagagagagagaaaggaggttAGTGACGGCTGATACACTGCCCCAATAGAAAGACGGGGTGGaggggcgtgtgtgtgtgtgagagagagagagagagagagagagagagtgtatgtgGTTAGTGGGCCACTGCCAGCCCTGATCAGAAAAATCTGCCGGAAACTTAGTTCCAGTTGAGGAGAAAACTAAaaatcccccccccacacctcccCGTTGGAGACACAACTCTGACTCACTGTTATTCTGCCCTCCCACGGTGCTCCGCTACCCGGGAGGGGACTACCAAGACCCCCGCGCCTTGCCCTGCTGGCACCCCCCTATTATGTCTGCCCATGTGCCAACACCAGAccccccacctctccctctGCCAGTGACAATCAATGGGACTGTTGTGCAGCAACATGAATCATATCTGCAGGAGGCCAGACGCCCTGATACACGATTACAACATGAAATAACACAGAATAAAACTGAATCTAAAGAGTCCTTTGCATATGACAGTGCTTTTTGCATGATATATTATGGATACGGATTACTGTATGGTAGTGTGCAGGTTCATATAAGTGATAGTATATAGTTTATAATTTAGGTTCTGAGTCGTGTGCATCGGGAACAGTGTGTAAAAGGAAGTAGCTTAGTAACTGTACCTCTTTATAATATGCAAAAAGTAAGTGTCATAAAGGAAAAAATGCGATTCTGGACCAGGGGCCAAATATGAATACAAGGActgtagtgtggtgtagtgtggtaaaaatacagttaagtgcagtgtAGTATGGTAAAAGCATAGTTAAAATGTGGcaatacagacacagacacaaacacacacatagctGAGAAAGTCCAGGGGGTTAAGTAGCAGATTCTCCGGGGAAGGCAAGCAGGGAGGTACTGGAGTTCTGGCAGGGCAACTGGAAAACCCATAATTCAATTCCCAGAGAATGAGAGACtgggggagcgagagagagagactcaccGCCAGGAACAGCATGCAGTACATCCCGAAGGAGGAGTGGCCCGAGTAGAACGACAACCTGGAAGAAATTCAAACAAAACCTGATGAATTATTTTGACATTCTCACACACTCCCTGGGTATGGGCCTcagttaattaataattataattataataatgaaagcCCCACAACCACCTCTCTGCTCTGTGGCACCCACATACCTGGACTCCGTGACATTGTGTGGGTGTCCTGTGCAGTTGATCTCAAGCATGTAGCCCTTGCACACTTCGGGGGCGCACACAGCCAGGAAGTTGGGGCGCAGCCGTCCGATGGTGAATTTGGCGATCTCCGTGAGCGACTGACTGACCGCCCCCCCGAACAGGAAGGTGCCGACCACCTTGTACAGCGCCGCCAGGTACTGGTTGAACTGGGAATTGGAGTGGAGCCGCTGAATGTACACCAGGTATGCCTCCCCCGAGGAAATCTATGAGAGAAAGAGTGAGCCGGAGAAAGTGAGCCAGACAGGCGGACCAATGGGAGAGTGAGCCACATAAGCAGACCAATGGCGGACTGAGCCAGACAGAGACAAACAGAGACAGACCAATAGAGTTCAAATCTGacagctagagagagagagagagatggagagagacagagatgggtCCCGTGTCTTTGGGAGAGTGTCTGCACATGTGTCTGGTCCCGTGTGCGTGTGCTGTACTCACGATGAGGACGGTGCAGGAGATGGTGACGCTGGCCAGCATGCCGTGTGTGATGGTGTCCTTTTTGAAGGGGTAGCGAATGCTGTCGTCATCGCAGTCCACGCCACGCTTGAACGGCCGGAACACCAGCGTCATGATCACAAAGGGCAAGGAAGCTGtggacagcagggacacaccgTCAGCACCACACTGGTACACACACCAGAGCGTGGGGAGCACTGAGAGACAATGGGACAGACTAGGGGACACTGTGGGACATACTAATTGGAGGCATTATAATTAGGGATAATTAGGGTTActccaaacaaaacacacacacacgactcATGGAAGGGTAGATGATGCTACAGAGTAGGTGCAGAAGGTGTCTGCAGCAAACAcaagagctgtgtgtgagaatTGGGAGGATTTACAATGACAAAGATGGCATAacaatcacacacagagagatttagagagagtgtgagtaagagagagagagcactgtgGGCTCCTCTAAATaggactctctctcacacacacacactcaccccacCATGAACAAACA
This sequence is a window from Amia ocellicauda isolate fAmiCal2 chromosome 22, fAmiCal2.hap1, whole genome shotgun sequence. Protein-coding genes within it:
- the LOC136718194 gene encoding phospholipid phosphatase 2, giving the protein MMTEKKKKVYVLVDVLCVIVASLPFVIMTLVFRPFKRGVDCDDDSIRYPFKKDTITHGMLASVTISCTVLIISSGEAYLVYIQRLHSNSQFNQYLAALYKVVGTFLFGGAVSQSLTEIAKFTIGRLRPNFLAVCAPEVCKGYMLEINCTGHPHNVTESRLSFYSGHSSFGMYCMLFLALYVQARLSAKWARLLRPTIQYFLVAFAVYVGYTRVSDYKHHWSDVLVGLLQGALIAILIVRYVSDFFKQRPPRCPAPVDTAECEVLERKPSLQIAEAEHNNHYSYPGGV